In uncultured Cohaesibacter sp., a genomic segment contains:
- a CDS encoding TRAP transporter substrate-binding protein gives MKLLVFLATTTLLAGGAQAAEVIFAHGANPGNPRFIAAEKWAEEYTACRGGADTVNVAPSATMGNDVEMLTSATAGVIQLSANSQGPMAQIVPEFGLLGLPFLFADLPAAWKMLDGEIGAMLDERAQKVGLKVVGFWDNGIRNITHVSKIISEPADIKGMKIRTPPDQMTVDIFEALGAAPAPLAWSELPSALQAGVFDGQENPLTNIYSAKLHKITPFVTMSGHKYETTPIVAGLGWWESIDKETQNCVIKATKEAGKLQRQLSYEGDQTLRPKMEEEGATFADVDKKAFQEATASVYDKYAEKFPEFVKALKAAAGQ, from the coding sequence ATGAAACTGCTGGTATTCCTTGCCACTACAACTTTGCTTGCCGGGGGAGCTCAGGCTGCCGAGGTGATTTTTGCGCACGGGGCCAACCCGGGCAATCCCCGTTTCATTGCTGCTGAAAAATGGGCCGAAGAATATACCGCCTGCCGCGGTGGTGCAGATACGGTCAATGTTGCCCCTTCGGCAACCATGGGCAATGACGTGGAAATGCTGACTTCGGCAACAGCTGGCGTGATCCAGTTGAGCGCCAACAGTCAGGGGCCAATGGCACAGATCGTGCCCGAGTTTGGCCTTCTGGGCTTGCCATTCCTGTTTGCCGACCTTCCTGCTGCATGGAAAATGCTGGATGGCGAAATCGGCGCGATGCTGGATGAGCGGGCGCAGAAAGTCGGCCTGAAAGTGGTCGGATTCTGGGATAACGGAATTCGTAACATTACACATGTTTCGAAAATCATCTCAGAGCCTGCCGACATCAAGGGCATGAAGATCAGAACCCCGCCAGACCAGATGACGGTCGATATCTTTGAAGCGCTTGGTGCTGCGCCTGCGCCTTTGGCCTGGTCCGAATTGCCAAGTGCCTTGCAGGCCGGTGTCTTTGATGGACAGGAAAATCCCCTGACCAACATCTATTCGGCCAAATTGCACAAGATCACGCCTTTTGTGACCATGAGTGGACACAAATATGAAACGACCCCGATCGTGGCCGGGCTTGGCTGGTGGGAATCCATCGACAAGGAAACGCAGAATTGCGTTATCAAGGCCACCAAGGAAGCAGGCAAGCTGCAACGCCAGCTCTCCTATGAAGGCGATCAGACCCTGCGGCCAAAGATGGAAGAGGAAGGGGCAACCTTTGCTGACGTCGACAAGAAGGCTTTTCAGGAAGCAACGGCATCTGTCTATGACAAATATGCCGAGAAATTCCCTGAATTTGTAAAAGCTCT
- a CDS encoding SDR family oxidoreductase, whose translation MGLLEGRFAIVTGAASPRGLGKATARMFAEQGATVAITDLDEDLAREAAADLGPQHIGMACDVTDKEACLKTVEALLAQWGQIDILVNNAGITQPLKIMDIGPQNYEAVTDVSLRGTLYMSQAVIPHMRARKSGSIINLSSVSAQRGGGIFGGPHYSAAKAGVLGLTKAMARELAPDNIRSNAICPGFIATDITAGKLTEEMRASVLAGIPMGRAGTAEDVAGCALFLASDLSAYCTGTEVDVNGGSLIH comes from the coding sequence GCCCGGATGTTTGCCGAACAGGGTGCGACAGTGGCGATTACCGATCTGGATGAAGATCTGGCAAGGGAAGCGGCGGCGGACCTTGGACCGCAACATATCGGAATGGCCTGCGATGTGACGGACAAGGAGGCTTGCCTCAAAACCGTCGAGGCCTTGCTGGCGCAATGGGGCCAAATCGATATTCTCGTGAATAATGCCGGCATTACCCAGCCTCTCAAGATCATGGATATCGGCCCGCAGAATTATGAAGCCGTGACCGATGTCAGCTTGCGCGGAACCCTTTATATGAGTCAGGCCGTCATCCCGCATATGCGGGCGCGCAAGAGCGGTTCGATCATCAACCTCTCCTCGGTTTCCGCCCAGCGTGGCGGCGGGATATTCGGCGGGCCGCATTATTCCGCAGCCAAGGCCGGTGTGCTTGGCCTTACAAAGGCGATGGCGCGCGAACTGGCGCCGGACAATATCCGCTCGAATGCCATTTGTCCGGGTTTCATTGCAACTGATATCACAGCTGGTAAACTGACCGAGGAAATGCGGGCAAGCGTTCTTGCCGGTATCCCGATGGGACGCGCCGGTACGGCTGAAGATGTTGCAGGCTGCGCCTTGTTCCTTGCTTCGGATCTCTCTGCCTATTGCACCGGGACCGAGGTCGACGTCAATGGAGGTTCACTCATTCACTGA